The following proteins are co-located in the Vigna angularis cultivar LongXiaoDou No.4 chromosome 2, ASM1680809v1, whole genome shotgun sequence genome:
- the LOC128195265 gene encoding protein MAINTENANCE OF MERISTEMS-like: MARTRGASFNSRGESSRGESSSQGKAWRRPTVSTRRSRAAPIQHDPIAEERAVEEQTYEAYETHGEENAFEAPNDDDDEEEHADVHDIQKDVGGFPGGPHDHSLLTHYVQHVAYAISKGRDRGYTLKLISHGKKVNKLGPCHEGIQDIVLNSSLMPLTGICYDYVDKGLLLGFIERWHFETSSFHLPIGEMSITLDDVSTLLHLPVMGQMCDLEELEFEEARTALVQLLGIDGGTAGAEMEDARGPKVRVSWLRELYVQRCESQHWDYAARAYLLHLVGCTIFANKSASSIRVSYLLLFRDVHACGRYAWGVAAHAYLYEQLGDASLASTKQMAGYLTLFQSWIYEHFPGLGRRRLVTSYDDTTPRAMRWQSPRQSSTLAEIRSQLDALTYSGVVWHPYEGHRGIRPFFGICMYSGWIRIGDTLCRHLPERVLRQFGFQQDIPRSPTTVPDADVMAIDHMWLHFRAHVVSNVRHAASPSDCVDGYIQWFRRVSHPYIIVVAHDARPALAPRQRPDVPQEAQPHRRSSPPSPSGALARFRRMARMLQSLMSCRHVTEGTVAHQVSVDLLQIANEGIDEYSTTRREQRHVRGRRSTSN, from the exons ATGGCAAGAACACGTGGTGCATCTTTTAATTCTCGAGGTGAGAGTTCTCGAGGAGAGAGTTCGTCGCAGGGCAAAGCTTGGAGAAGACCTACCGTTTCTACTCGTAGAAGTCGGGCAGCTCCTATCCAGCATGACCCCATAGCTGAGGAGCGAGCCGTTGAGGAACAAACATATGAGGCGTATGAGACTCATGGTGAAGAGAATGCATTTGAGGCCCCTAACGATGATGACGATGAGGAGGAGCATGCAGATGTTCATGACATACAAAAGGATGTCGGTGGATTTCCTGGAGGTCCACACGATCATTCATTGCTGACgcactatgttcagcatgtAGCTTATGCTATTTCCAAAGGCCGG GATCGAGGGTACACACTGAAGTTGATCTCCCAcggaaaaaaagtaaataagttaggACCATGCCACGAGGGGATTCAAGACATTGTGTTGAATTCCAGTTTGATGCCTCTTACAGGGATTTGTTATGATTACGTTGATAAGGGGTTACTCCTCGGATTCATAGAGAGGTGGCATTTTGAGACCAGTAGTTTCCATCTCCCTATAGGGGAGATGTCGATTACTCTTGATGACGTCTCGACATTACTTCACCTGCCCGTGATGGGACAAATGTGTGATTTGGAGGAGTTGGAGTTTGAGGAGGCTCGTACAGCCCTTGTGCAACTGCTCGGCATTGATGGTGGCACAGCAGGTGCTGAGATGGAGGACGCACGTGGTCCGAAAGTCAGAGTCAGCTGGCTTAGAGAGCTATATGTTCAGAGGTGTGAGTCGCAGCATTGGGACTATGCTGCTAGAGCATATTTGTTGCATCTAGTAGGATGTACGATTTTTGCAAATAAGAGTGCCAGTTCTATACGCGTGTCTTACTTATTGTTATTTAGAGACGTACACGCGTGTGGCAGATATGCTTGGGGTGTTGCTGCACACGCCTATTTGTACGAGCAGCTCGGGGATGCGAGTCTCGCGTCCACGAAGCAGATGGCTGGATATTTGACTCTATTTCAG agttgGATATACGAACATTTCCCTGGCTTGGGGAGGAGGCGATTGGTGACTTCTTACGATGATACCACACCACGTGCCATGAGGTGGCAGAGCCCTAGACAGAGTTCCACTCTCGCAGAGATTCGGTCACAGTTGGATGCGCTGACATACAGTGGAGTTGTATGGCATCCGTATGAGGGGCATCGAGGCATTCGGCCATTCTTCGGCATCTGTATGTATTCTGGATGGATTCGAATTGGTGACACCCTTTGTCGTCATTTGCCTGAGCGTGTGCTGAGGCAATTTGGGTTTCAGCAAGACATTCCACGATCACCGACTACGGTTCCAGATGCAGATGTAATGGCCATTGATCATATGTGGTTGCACTTCAGAGCTCACGTTGTGAGTAATGTCAGACATGCAGCATCCCCTTCTGACTGTGTTGATGGGTACATTCAGTGGTTCAGGAGGGTTTCACATCcttatattattgttgttgcaCATGACGCGCGACCGGCTCTTGCGCCTAGACAGCGCCCCGATGTTCCACAGGAGGCACAACCCCATCGTAGATCGTCTCCACCTTCACCATCTGGCGCCCtg GCTAGATTTAGGCGAATGGCGAGAATGTTACAGTCCTTGATGTCGTGTCGTCATGTCACCGAGGGTACTGTTGCACATCAGGTGTCAGTGGACCTGCTTCAGATTGCTAATGAAGGCATCGACGAATATTCCACGACTAGGAGAGAGCAGAGGCATGTGCGTGGTAGACGGTCGACGTCTAATTGA